The proteins below come from a single Garra rufa chromosome 3, GarRuf1.0, whole genome shotgun sequence genomic window:
- the LOC141332482 gene encoding uncharacterized protein, with translation MDVLLAAIEILTSPSGHQEHLIKVNEEKPDPSPPSCDHSSVLGICVDDDVRDEEVSDSCPANQDSTILTVREEPGVSKQETSKRKSSRSRKSTKTGVRSNKSNHHCDTCGQSFKTSVHFKRHKLVHSGERPHGCSECGKRFITSSELKVHLRIHTGEKPYHCSECGKSFAQSGSFSNHRRLHRNEKRHHCPECGKGFQQLIDMQIHQRVHTGEKPFMCSQCWKAFTTSGALRVHLRTHTGEKPYECKECGKKFCQLGGLKVHRRVHSGERPYVCGVCEKRFKGHANLIAHRRIHTGEKPYRCTVCDKTFTDSRRLKEHQPPQSEEKPFRCGMCTEAFGAFCQLKAHQQCHKGEKHHQCTECGKAFTHLYLLRSHQRAHSEERPYSCTECGKGFRRSFDLKMHLNTHSEARPYHCSECGKSFRRAAELRIHLRVHTGEKPYPCSVCGMGFKQTSQLRVHERTHTGERPFPCPDCGKTFKDKRSLLTHQRVHHK, from the exons ATGGATGTTCTTCTGGCGGCAATTGAGATATTGACGAGCCCATCTGGACACCAAGAGCACT TGATTAAGGTGAATGAAGAGAAGCCAGATCCAAGCCCACCTTCTTGTGATCACTCCAGTGTGCTTGGCATTTGTGTTGATGATGATGTTAGGGATGAGGAAGTCTCTGACAGCTGTCCAGCCAACCAGGATTCAACCATTCTCACAGTTAGGGAGGAGCCTGGGGTCTCCAAACAAG aaaCTAGTAAAAGGAAAAGCAGTCGCTCAAGGAAGAGCACAAAAACAGGAGTCCGCTCTAACAAATCAAACCACCATTGCGATACATGCGGACAAAGCTTCAAAACGTCAGTTCattttaaaagacataaactagTTCATTCAGGAGAGAGGCCTCATGGATGTTCTGAATGTGGCAAGAGGTTCATTACATCCTCTGAACTAAAAGTACATCTGCGTATTCACACAGGAGAAAAACCCTACCACTGCTCTGAATGCGGAAAGAGCTTTGCTCAGTCAGGGTCGTTTTCTAATCACCGCAGACTTCATCGAAATGAAAAACGCCATCACTGCCCTGAGTGTGGCAAGGGTTTCCAGCAACTTATAGATATGCAAATTCACCAAAGAGTTCATACAGGAGAGAAGCCATTCATGTGCTCACAATGCTGGAAGGCCTTTACTACATCCGGAGCGTTACGAGTTCACCTACGCACCCACACCGGTGAAAAACCTTACGAGTGCAAGGAATGTGGAAAGAAGTTCTGCCAGCTGGGCGGACTTAAAGTTCACAGACGTGTTCATTCAGGAGAAAGGCCttatgtgtgtggtgtgtgcGAGAAGCGCTTTAAAGGACACGCCAATTTGATCGCACACAGGCGGATTCACACTGGTGAAAAGCCTTATCGATGCACCGTATGCGACAAGACGTTCACCGACAGCAGGAGACTAAAAGAGCACCAGCCGCCTCAGTCTGAAGAGAAACCGTTTCGCTGCGGCATGTGTACCGAAGCTTTTGGTGCTTTCTGTCAGCTTAAAGCACACCAGCAGTGTCACAAAGGAGAAAAGCACCATCAATGTACTGAATGTGGAAAGGCCTTTACTCATTTGTATTTGCTAAGGAGTCACCAGCGCGCACACTCGGAAGAGAGGCCGTATTCCTGCACTGAGTGTGGAAAGGGCTTCCGTCGGTCATTTGACCTGAAAATGCACCTGAACACTCATAGTGAAGCACGCCCTTATCATTGCTCcgagtgtggaaagagcttccgCAGAGCTGCGGAGCTTAGGATACATCTGAGAGTACATACAGGAGAAAAGCCTTATCCCTGCTCCGTCTGTGGCATGGGCTTCAAACAGACGTCACAACTCAGAGTGCATGAGCGCACTCACACAGGAGAAAGGCCATTTCCCTGCCCGGACTGTGGGAAGACCTTCAAAGACAAGAGAAGCCTGCTAACACACCAGAGAGTGCACCATAAATGA